Proteins encoded together in one Lathyrus oleraceus cultivar Zhongwan6 chromosome 5, CAAS_Psat_ZW6_1.0, whole genome shotgun sequence window:
- the LOC127084316 gene encoding psbQ-like protein 3, chloroplastic → MELRTFTLQPNLTHMFPKPTCCVKLCNFQHSTQKDFSLKISRRNLGLIMSGVCIFRTENANAFDFGLVAPDQTAEEAQNVVRVHVQDLLQVGDLLKSESWKEAQKQLRKSSALLKKDMYTIIQSKPGKERPELRELYFTLFSNVTRLDYAARDKDGPEVWQRYENIVVAVNDILSRI, encoded by the exons ATGGAGTTGAGAACATTTACCTTACAACCAAACCTGACACACATGTTTCCAAAACCCACATGTTGTGTCAAACTTTGTAATTTCCAACATTCAACTCAGAAGGATTTTTCACTGAAAATCAGTAGAAGAAACTTGGGTTTGATTATGAGTGGAGTGTGTATATTCAGGACAGAGAACGCAAATGCGTTTGATTTTGGACTTGTGGCCCCTGATCAAACAGCTGAAGAGGCACAAAATGTAGTGAGAGTTCATGTACAAGATTTGTTACAAGTTGGAGATTTGTTAAAGTCGGAGTCATGGAAAGAAGCGCAAAAGCAATTGAGAAAAAGCTCAGCACTTTTGAAGAAGGATATGTACACCATAATTCAAAGTAAGCCTGGAAAAGAGAGACCAGAGTTGAGGGAGCTCTATTTTACTCTCTTCAGCAATGTTACAAGA CTAGATTATGCAGCAAGGGATAAAGATGGACCAGAAGTGTGGCAGCGGTACGAGAACATTGTTGTGGCTGTGAATGACATTCTGTCCAGAATATAA